DNA sequence from the Terriglobia bacterium genome:
CAGGCCCGCGAGAAGCGCCACAATGACGGCAACCGGGATCAGCGTGAACGCCAGGTCGTTGATTTGCCCTTTTCTCTTTTCGAGAAAGTAGGCGAGGAAACATATCAAGGCGAGCTTCGACAACTCGGACGGCTGAACTGAAAAACCGGCCAGCTGAATCCAGCGATGTGTGTTCGCCGTCGCCGGCAGGAAAAACACGACGACGAGCAACGCCACCACAATGGCCAGCGCTGAGAACACGACGGCCGGATGCCGATACCGGTGATAGTCCACCTTCATCACCACGAACATCACCGCCAGACCAAGCGTCGCAAAGATCAATTGCTTGAAGGAAAAGTAATTCGGATCGCCGAATTTCTCTTTGGCGACGATCGCCGACGAACTGAACACCATTGCGATGCCGAACCCGATCAGCAACAGCGTTACAAGGAACAGGATGCGGTCTGGTTTTAGTTTCTTAGCCATGTTACCTGAGTTTCAATGTCGAAAGACTGAAGAGCGCCAGAATCAACGATGCAATCCAGAAACGGATGATCACCTTCGACTCGCTCCATCCCTGCAATTCGAAGTGATGGTGCAGCGGAGCCATCCTGAACACACGCTTGCCCCGCGTCTTGAATGAAATAACCTGAATCATTACCGAGAGCGCTTCCGCCACGAAAACGCCGCCAATGAAAATGAGCAACAACTCCTGCTTGATAATGACGGCAATCGTGCCGATCGCCCCACCGAGCGCAAGCGACCCGACATCGCCCATGAATACTTCGGCCGGATGCGCGTTGTACCACAGGAAACCGAGGCTGGCCCCCACCATGGAGCCGCAGAAAATCGTCAGTTCGCCGGCCTGCCGGATAAATGAAATATCGAGATAGTCCGAAAGGACGGCGTGGCCGGTAATATACGTCAATGCGGTCAACGCGGCCGACGCGATCAGCGTGCAGCCGATGGCAAGCCCGTCGAGGCCGTCGGTTAAATTCACCGCGTTCGAGGAACCGACAATCACGATCGACACAAAAATCAGAAAAGGCACATATCCGAAAAACGAGAACCAGCGCGTCGCGAACAAGCGCTCGATCAAGAGCGTCGGCGCAAAGGACTTGAAAAACGGCACGTTCAACTTGGTGTCGTAGAGATGGATGTTCATCAGGTACAGAAGATATATACCCACAGCGAGGCTGATCAGAACCTGGAAGCCGATTTTCTCGCGCGGAGTGAGACCGAGCGAACGCTTGCGGACAATCTTGATGTAATCGTCGGCGAATCCGACCGAGGCATATGCCAGCGTGCTCAAAACGGCAACCCAGACGTAACGGTTTCGGAGATTCGCCCACAGCATGGTGGGCAGAAGGATCGATACAACGATAAGTACGCCGCCCATCGTCGGCGTTCCCGCTTTCTTCTGGTGCGACTTGGGGCCTTCTTCACGAATCTGCTGGCCGATCTGAAAGTCGCGCAAACGGGTGATGAGCCAGGGTCCCAGAAAAAGGCTGATGAGCAGCGCAGTGATGCTCGCATATGCGGTACGGAATGTAATGTACTGAAATACATTCAACACCCTCAACGGCGCCCAGTACCGGTTCAGCGGATACAGAAATTCGTAAAGGATGTGATAGAGCATCTATTTGTGCTTCCCGCTCATGGTTCCATGCTCGAAAATGCCGCACGCAGCGCGTTGAGCGCCTGCTCGAGTTTCACTCCACGCGAACCTTTAATGAGAATGACGTCGTCTTTCCCGGCCATGCGCCTGAGCAGGTCTCCTGCTTCGAGCGAGTCCTGGGCGAACCTCAACTGCGAACGGTCCATGCCCGCTTCGAGAGCGCCCGCGAGAATTTCCTTCGCTGTTCCCTGAACGGCGATGATCGTATGGAGCCCGGCCTTCGCCGCTTCCCTGCCGCAGTTGCGGTGCATCTCGGGCCCCTCCGGCCCAAGCTCAAGCATTTCCCCTGCCACCAGTATCTTTCGCTGATAGCCCTGAAGCTTGCCGATGAACCGGATCATTTCAGTCAATGCCCGCGGGTTGGAGTTGTACGAGTCATCGATGACTGCGAAGCCTTCGCCGAACTTGACCACCTGCCCACGCATCTTCTCCGGCCTCATTTCCGAGAGCGCCTCGGAAATCTGCTTCCAGGGAACGTTGTGCGTGGCGCCAACCGCAATCGCGGCGACCGCATTCGCCACGTTGTGCTGTCCGAGTAATGGAAGAACGAATTTCAGGTCGCGCCCGCCGTGGTGCATGGTGAAGGCCGTGCCATCGAGGCCCAGATCCTG
Encoded proteins:
- the mraY gene encoding phospho-N-acetylmuramoyl-pentapeptide-transferase; translation: MLYHILYEFLYPLNRYWAPLRVLNVFQYITFRTAYASITALLISLFLGPWLITRLRDFQIGQQIREEGPKSHQKKAGTPTMGGVLIVVSILLPTMLWANLRNRYVWVAVLSTLAYASVGFADDYIKIVRKRSLGLTPREKIGFQVLISLAVGIYLLYLMNIHLYDTKLNVPFFKSFAPTLLIERLFATRWFSFFGYVPFLIFVSIVIVGSSNAVNLTDGLDGLAIGCTLIASAALTALTYITGHAVLSDYLDISFIRQAGELTIFCGSMVGASLGFLWYNAHPAEVFMGDVGSLALGGAIGTIAVIIKQELLLIFIGGVFVAEALSVMIQVISFKTRGKRVFRMAPLHHHFELQGWSESKVIIRFWIASLILALFSLSTLKLR